A segment of the Melopsittacus undulatus isolate bMelUnd1 chromosome 13, bMelUnd1.mat.Z, whole genome shotgun sequence genome:
CACAAAGCAGAGTCCATGAACCGCATTCACTTGTCAGGCACTGTGTGTAGGCTGTATCAGCAGAGGGGGCACACTGCAGCCTGTTGGTTCTCTACACGCATGTACAGGATCATGCTACCAGCAGAGGTTTGttgcagcctgtggagcagagCCCACAGATGACATCCAGAGGTAACGTGCCATTGACAGGTCACTCTCGCAGAGGTCACATCGTGTGTGTACCATGCCTGCTGCATCTGAAGATGAGGCTGACAGCAGGGTCTGGTCACACAGCATGGAGCAGGGCCTGCACATGGAGCCTGCTGGTCACGTACTGGGTCTGAGGGGAAGTGTCACAGCCTGGGCAGCAGCCCCTGCACACTGTGAGACCGCAGGGGCTGCCCGCAGCTGCGGTGTGTCACCGGCAGCCATCCAGCCGCTGTGTCCCCGCTGTGTCCCCGCTGTCACTTGATGCCGTAGAGCAGAGCAATGCCCAGAAGTAAGAAGAGCCCGACCGAGAGGTCAGAGAGGAGCCGAAAACGTCCTTGGGCAGCGACCCCCTCCCGTCGGAGGCGCAGCTGCTCCCGCCGGGCCCGCAGCACCTGCTCCCGCTCCAGCTGCTCCCCGTAGTGCGCTCGGTAGAAGGCGTCGAAGTCGAAGGGCGTCGGGCCGGGCCCGCGGCGGGCgggggcggggggcggcggcggggacGGGGCTGTGGGGCGGCCGGAGGGCCGCGGAGCTCCGCGCAGGTCCTGGGCGCTGAGCAGCCCTCGGTCGTACTTCCGGCGCAGGGCAGCGCTGCCCAGCACCCGGTAGGCCTCGCTGACGGCGGCGAAgcgagcggcggcggcggcgctgccGGCGTTGCGGTCGGGGTGATAGCGGAACGACTGCTCGTAGTACGCCGTCTTGATCTGGGCCGCGGTGGCTGTGGCCGGGACTCCCAGCACCTCGTACAGGTCCTGGCGCTGCCGCACAGAGCCCCCAGCACCGCCCTGCGCTCCGCGGGCCGGCGGCGGAGCAAGGCCCGGCCGAGGCAGCCCCGGGCCGGCGGGCAGGAGCCGCCACAGGCGCCCGAGCGCTGCCGGCTCCATCGGGAGCGCTGCCTCAGGGGCCTCCCGCCGCCATCTTGAGCGGCACGGCGCGGGGCAGTGACGTCACGACGCGGTGACGTCACGCGGCAGCATGGCCGGCAGCGGGCGCAGGCCCGAGCACCGGGGACCTCCCGAGCTGGTGAGcggctggagggggggagcgGAGCGGACACCGGCGGAGGGGGCACCGGGTCCGGTCGGGTCGGGTCCGGTCTCATTGGCTCTGTCGCTTTCCCCTTGCAGTTCTACGATGAGGCCGAGGCGCGGAAGTACACGCAGAAGTACGGTGCAGTATTGGCAGCGTGGGGACTGCGCTGCCTCGGGGCACCcgccggggctgggggggggggggtcctgccGTGAGACCGGGGTGGGGAGCGGAGCCCTGCGGGGAGGTGGCGGCTGCCCCCGGCTGCCCGAGCCCCGGCCGTGCCTTCCAGCTCCCGGGTGGTGGAGATCCAGGCGCAGATGTCGGAGCGGGCcgtggagctgctgggactGCCGCAAGACCGGCCGTGCCTGCTGCTGGACGTGGGGTGAGCACGGGGGGCGGCTGGGGCAGTGCTAGGGCCTGGGGCACCTGGGGCACCGGTGTCTGTTGTGGCACGGAGGGGAGCAGGCTGCCGCAGCGCTGGGGCTGCCAGCATCGCCCTCGGAGCAGGCCCATGACCACCCTGTTGTCCCTGTCTCCCTTCAGCTGCGGCTCTGGGCTGAGCGGGGATTACATTTCTGAGGAGGGGCACTACTGGATCGGCATGGACATCAGTCCTGCCATGCTCGGTGAGCCGGTTCCCCTCCCCTGCTACCCCTGCCTTTGCCTCAGGGTGGTCCCAAAGGTGTGAGGTGGTTGCCTGAGCTGTGCTCTGTCCTGTCCAGATGTGGCCGTGGAGAGGGAGGTGGAAGGAGACCTCCTCCTTGCAGACATGGGTGATGGCATTCCCTTCAGGCCTGGCATGTTTGACGGCTGTATCAGGTCAGTTGATGCACTTGAATGAATTATTTGAATACCTGGCCTAAAGCGGATGCTTGGTGATTCTTCTGTGCTTGAGTAAGTACTGCACCCTGCTGGGTTTGGGCATAGTGAGTCTCCAGAGGGATTTGTGTAACTGCAGAACAGAAGGTAAAGCTACATGGAAAGAATTAGTGCTGGAAGTACTAAGGGAGGTGACAGGCTCTGCAAAAGAATTAATGTCTGAGTGTCCCAGgagtcttgttttctttcccagtatttcTGCAGTGCAGTGGCTTTGTAATGCTGATAAGAAATCGCAGAGCCCTCCAAAACGCCTTTATCGATTCTTCTCAACTCTTTATACTGCCTTGGTAAGTTTCCCAGTCAGGCCTCTGCCTACTTTTACATCCTCACTGGTGCATTTTATCAAGATAGTCTGGTATTTGAAGTAAATGCTGCTCTGGAGGACTGGGAGGAGCACCCATTTCCTATCTCCTTGCCTGCCTGTGCGGTCTCTCATGCTTCTCTGATCCCTGCAGTTAAGCCTGTGCCTTGTGCTGTGGAGGAGCAGGCTCCCCAGTCTGAACAGCTGTCCCGGGAGACTTCTCCAGGAGGCTCTGGGGAGGAGGGTTCTAATGTCTAGGCTGGGAATTGAGTGACCTGCACTGACTCACTGACACTATCTCCTGTAGGCCCGAGGATCCCGAGCTGTCCTGCAGCTGTACCCTGAGAACTCAGAACAGGTAAAGACATCACTCAGTGGGGAAGAGGGACAGGCAGAGCAAGGCAATGAAGCCATGTGCTCTTTGGGGCTCTGAATTTCTCCACATGAGATCTGTTTCTCTGTCCTTCCCACCCTCTGTAAAGCTCTTCAAGAGCCCTAAAAAGAAACCTATAAGGAGAATGCTATTTCTGTGGCTTCACAGGTTGTTTTGAGGTGAGccttaaaattaaagaaattggCAGGACAGAATCTGAATCTGCTGTCCTGGATTTTGTGTTCTGTGACTGGGATTGAAGTCTGGCCTGCAGTCATCAGCACTGTCCTCTACCTGCCTAGAGCTGTATCCAGCCCAGTTTCCCTCTCCTAGTAAGTGTGCTGTGCCAGTGAATTCAGGTTAGACTGAGCAGCAGGGAGAACCAAATGAAGGCAGTAGAACTGGTGTCCTGATGGTACTGCAGAGCTGAGAGTGTGGTGTAGAGTCAATCAGGAGCAGGAACAATTAATCTTTGGCATACATAATTAGCTGTGGCCAAGCCAGGAGGTCTCTTGGGCATTGCTAGTGGATGACTACTAAATAACTCTTGCATGTGCTTATTTTTCCAGCTGGAGCTCATTACTGCCCAGGCCATGAGAGCTGGCTTTACTGGGGGAATGGTGGTAGATTACCCAAACAGCACCAAAGCCAAGAAGTGAGTCTTGTGCATCTGTGTATGTGGGTGTTTGGGGGTGAGGCCTGGGTTTagcagtgattttcttttccccaagctattcatagaatcatagaacagttggAGTTAGAAgacaccttaaagctcatccagttccaagcctcTGCCACAGGAGGGTTGCTCAAAGTCCAGTCCAatctggccttaaacacttccagtgaTAGTCCTGGACAGAGGTTACAGATAAGAACCGACTCTGTTACAGACTGTTACAAACAAAAATCTGTCTTGCTTGGGGACTAGGAATTACATGCTGAATCCCAGCTTCATGCTCCTTATTCTTGTTCTTTTAGGTTCTTCCTTTGTCTCTTTGTTGGGGCATCTGGCACGTTACCAAAGGTGAGCTGCTCCACAACAGCAGAGTTGCCTTCCTGGCTGCTGGGTAATGTGGGCAAGAATGGGAACcaggcagctctgcacatgCAGAGTGATTTCATGTATACATTTGCTGTCAGCCTCaccagcccctgctctccctGACATACAGTTTCTTTGCCACAGTTTCTGGAAGACCGGTTTGTTCCTGCTCTGGTCCTTTCTCTTAGAGAGCCCTGGGTTCACCTTAATTTAGGTGACATGACTGTTAGCTCTGTTTGTTCCAGACGAGGGCAGAACTTGCCAAATTTGCTTTTCAGGGCCTTGGTACTGAGTGTGCTGATGGAGAGGAGATGCACCAGGCAAAGTTCACCAATGAGAGGTATTGTGTAGGAGGTGAAGTTCTCCCCAAGTAGGGGGGCTTATAAGGGCTGAGTTTTCTAAGAAGGGGTGGGGTGGCTTATAAGGACTGGGTTTTGCTGACTGAGGGCCACAGCACTGCCATGTGACTGAAGAGAGGAAACTGGGAGGACCCTTGGCAACCCACATGGGCACTAGTTTACCTTCTTGAAGGAGCCCAGTCACAAGGAACAGAACAGGTTAGTTTGGAGGGCTTTGCTGTGGTTGATGCTTATCCTAGCACTTTCTGTCCAGCTCCTGGCTCCCCAGCTCAGTGCTGTAGTAGTGTAGGCCAGTGGTGATGTGAGGGGGGCTATTTACAGtgctgctgatagcaagcataGTGGTTTCTGCTGGGGAGGCAGCCTGCTGTGCCTGAAGCCTGGTGTTGCCTTTCTTTTGCTGTCAAATTGTTTGCTTAACTCTGCTTAGCTGTGGCCTCGTGGGTTTCTCCTGCTGTCCAGGTCTCCTCCCATGGTAGTGGTGCAGGGAGAAGCCCCTCCTGCAGCCAGTGGGAGAgacagagaacagaaaacagaggaaagtcGTCATGGCTGCCAGGAGCTTGTGGCTGgcttgttttcctgcctcttacACTGCACTTCTATGCTCACTCAGTCCAGGGGGTACCTCGTGGTGGAAGGTAATAACAGAACTGGCAATTTGCTGGGAAGCCAGAGCTTTGTCTCCTTGCTTTGGAGTAGAGCAGACAAGGGGAAGGTGCTTGTGCTTAAGTCTGTATTCCCTCAAGATCCCACTGCCCAGCATACTGCTGAAGTGTCAGAAATGGCACAGGGGAGTGCTGgcctgctgcagcccatggagggtGGGTGTCCCTCAGTTCAGAGCCAGGGCTGGAAGCAGCCTCTTCCTCAGTGCGTCTGGAGCAGGACTGTTTGACCACCTACCCCACTTCACCCCAAGGGTCATAGGAGAGGTACTCGCTGGTTTTATGAAGCAGAGGGCTTGCCCAGTTCTGGGTGGCAATCCTCTAGGGCAGGAAACTGTGCTCCTGCACGTCagttcctctccagctgccGTCTGCTTTCTGTACAGGACACGGTTCAGAAATGCCAAGGGCAAGTCTGTGAAGAAAAGCCGGGACTGGATCCTTGAGAAGAAGGAACGTAGACGACGACAGGGCAAGTAAGTTCAGCTGCTTcagctgaggctgtgctggTCTGGCCTGCTGTCACCTGGTCAAACTCCTGCCAGAAAcctgcttcccttcccctcccagaACAATTGTGCTCAGTTGCTCTCTGGTTTTCTCCACAGGGAAGTGCGAGCAGACACAAAATACACAGGTCGAAAGCGCCGCCCTCGCTTCTGAATTCCTCCGGACACTGCTGATGTGGAATATAGCATGTGGATGTCTCCAGCAAGCCTCTCATGGATGCATAGATGGACACTTCAGGCCTGGGGCTTGCTGGGACTGATCTTTGTGGCTCTTGAAGGTATAAACTGGCTCCAGTGCTGTCCAATAGCTGACTGTGAAGCTTCCAGCCTTGTTTTCCTGGTGAAGGCAGGCAGTGCTCAGGCCCCTTGGTGTCTGCAATGCCATTGTTTATGTTCTTGAGAGTGCACTGAACCACCTGAAGCTCCAGGTGAGGCAGAACATTATGTTCACCCTCCACTAAACAGTCAATGAGGCAGAACTATCACTGGTCTCCTGTATCTTGCGCTTATTGCAAGGGAGTACTGAGGTAGGAACATAGCACCTAGTTCCTTGCCAGCTTCTCAGGCACCATCAAGGTGTGTCCCATGAGGGCAAGTCTGCCTTGTGGCAGAAATGTTATTCCTGTGGCAGTCAGTCCTGTGAGCACCCTGCATCAGGCCCAGCTTGTATGCTTTAGTTCTCCCAGGGCTGTCTGCACTCCAGCCCTTGTTCCCCAtcatctcctcccttcccctgaAACAGAGGTGCCAGCCGGAGCTTTACAGTTACAAATGTTTATTCTACATAAAAATTCCACAAAATGGGAAGCTGTTTTGCACCCAGAGCtttgggagaaggggaggctagcaggaagggaaagggtGAAGGAGAAGAGAGGCGACATACAGTGTCATCCAGCCCAGTGAGACAGAGCAAGCCAGGGTCAAGATCCACATAGAAAACAAGGACACTTAGCTCACAGTACAGCAACAGTACAACTCCACGGGGAGAGGGGACTTGGAAAGCTTTCAAGTACATATAattactaaaaaaaccccaaaataatcCCCGGTTCGAGTGCAAGCTGTGCGTGCCCCACACTGTTCGTGGAATACTGCATCGACACGCTCCCGGTGCTGGGAGGGCAGGTGGCACTTGGAACAGAGGTGGGGTAACCCAAAGGACAAGCGGTCTGAGGTCGGgggctggaaagaaaaagtgaaatgcCTCCCCAAAGCACAACCACACTGTTGGTGATTTGGTCTGTACATGCAACAACAGGTAGGTAAAAAGGAACTGAGCGGGGCTTCCCATAGTGCAGGGGTAATTATTGCACCAAAACACCCTCCCCTCACAGCGAGGACAGTGTGAACCTGCCTGTGGGGCAGCAGTAGCAgcctgctcctctgcctcccaTGTTCTGGAGCCTGGCACCACCACTGCCTGCAGGATCCCAGCAAAGTGCCAGTGGCGGAGCTGCCGACTGTGGCCccatccagctcctgctgctggcgggctgctggtggtggtggtaccAACAAGGAAGGAGCAAGTGCCAGAGCCCCCTCATGCTGTTCTTAGCCTTGTGCCTTGACTCGGGTGGGCCACAGCCCTGATGTCATGTGAGCTTGTGCCACAAAAGCCGCTGCTTAGAAGATAAAAAGATCATCTTGCACTAGCAGTGGGCATCGCTGCAGGGCGAGAGCCTGAGAGGAGctttcctgcctgccctgccagcagtGTTATTGCTTCCCAGAGGAGGGAGCCCAGCGTTCTTGCTGGCTCAGCACAGCAGCGTATGGTGACAGGGAACTGTactggggcaggagcagcaggcagctccCTCCCCTTAGATCAAGGACCCTGCCCAtgcctgcctcctgccctgGAAGGGCTCCAGAGCTGGCCTGCTCCCTCTTGTGGGGCTCCCTGTGCCCCAAGCCCTTTTGTGCAcacaggctgcagtgctgtAGCTCACATCCGTTGTTGTGGGAATGTGAAAGAAGGGGCTCCAGAGTTGGCTGTTGTCATGGTTGCACCCCTGGGCTGGGCAGGGGACTGGGCTGGACACGCTTCCCAAGGGCAGCTGAATGCAACCAGGGGTTCTGCAGTGGGACTTTGGGTAACAGTGGTAGGGAAAGAGCCATGTCTGGGTtgctgctgggcagggctgTGTCTGAGGAAGGTAGTGTTGTGTCTTGGCTACAGCCCTCTTCCTTGTCCCCCAAGCCATGGGCACCACACATAGGGCCAGCTCCTGTGCTACAGCACCCAGCAAGGGTGGAGGAGCACAGGGACCCTGGTTGGAAGCAGAGAGGTgaaatgcagctgcagctggagtaCTCATTGACATCAACTGCCCTTTTCCTCCTACCAGCACCTGGGCTTACAGCCAGACCCTGTCCCAGTGTGTGGCTCCAAGtgcctgccctgctctgggTTCCTCAGTGGTGCTTTGGCATGTGCATGGGccagctgcagccctggaaTCTACAGAGGAATGTAagggcagagccctgctcccagcctgagGAAAACAGACAGTGGCACCACAAGGTTCTTGGGAGCTGCCGGTAGGCTCAGGCCACCACAGTAGCTGTGTCCACACAGTGGGTGCAGCAGAGGGTACCCAGGTgcctccacagcatcctgccATGTGTGGGTCCTCTCCAGATGGCCCAGGGGATGAGCAGGCACAAGGGCCTTGTGCCAAGACTGGAAGGAGCAGGTGGGTGCCAAGAGGTGGCAGAGAGATGCAAGGGGGAGTCAGGCACTGCCCTGCTCAGGAACTGGTAGGaccaaggaggaggaaggctgctCCTCTTAGCTAGCAGGGGTGTGGATGCAACACAGACTGCTCCAGGGACCACAACAGGAGAAAGCTTGgctgcctccagccccagccataGGTGCCTATGTGGAGAAGTGAGGCTGGATGCAGCCCTGATCCCAGGCAAGTGCTGCCAGGGACTGTGGGCATCAGAGCCAACTCCCAACCCCAGCAGACAGAGCCCAGGCCTACAGGCAGAAGGAGCCAGGGCCATTGTGTGCCAGGGCTGACAGAGAACAATGAGGCTTTGGTGCAGGCAGAGCAACCAGTGAAACGTGCTGGCCTTAAAGTACCTACCAGGCCAACACCAGCATGCAGCACATGTCCCCATGTggcctgtccccatccccaggcaCCTGATGGCCCAAAGCAGCAGCCCCTTATCCTACACTGCTCCATCAGGCACCCACTGTCATCAATGGAACATCCGTCCTCTGGCACCCACACTGGGGTGAGGGCTTGCCTTGGaggggcagcagggatggagccctGCAGCCAGGCACGGCCACAGGACAGGGAGggacaggagcaggcagggcctGTCTGAGCACACCCCTGGGGAAGGGTCCCGTGAGAGAAGCAGCCCAAGGAAAGGTGTTTGTAAGCACAGACACAGCTGACATGAGAGCTCTGGCTGGAGGTAATGGGGAGGCTGGGGGAGGCTGACTGGGCACTGTGCTCCTGAGGAGCCCTGACACCCTGCATCCTTGGTTCTCACTAATGCAGACTGCCAgcacaggaggagcagcagtgccCAAGGGCACCCCTGTCCCCAGCCAGCCATGCAGGCTGGAGCAGTGATGAGAACTCGGGTTCCCTCCCAGGGTCCCCCTCCTGCCCATCACCATCCCCTGCACCCTGCCTATGCCCCGGGGCTGGCGCTCCCTCCATACAGACGCACCGCACCGCACACACAGCGTCACAAACAACCATGCATTAgaaactgaaatgctgctggGAGGCTCCGGGGCTGCGTGGTTTGCTCCGGTGCGGCTGCGGCCCCATGGCACACGCAGCCCCATGGCACACGCAGCTCCGTCCATCGCACACAAACAGTCCCGCGGGGTGAGTCTAGCCGAAAATGCCACCGAAGGTGGAGGCGATGACGATGCCCAGGATCACACAGCAGATAATGATCATGATCTTCTTCTGCTCAGGtgtcccagcaccagcagggagagaggggagaggggggtGTGAGTTTGGGGGTCTGCAAACTGAGAGCTCAGGGTTGCGCTCTGCCCCATTCCTGTTTCCTCCTGCCAGGCTATGAGCGGCACCCTGGGGGCcagaggggcagggatgggcaccCCAGCTCTCCCTTCAGCCCTGGGCTGGCAAAGCTGAGCTGGTGGCTCCTAGGTCCCTGAGCTGACACAGGGCCAGGCAGCTGCCTCTGCACTCAGGGTCAGAGCAGGACCATGCCTGTTTACTGCATTTTTGTCAAGGGATGTGGCTCTCACAGCAGGATCCACACAGGATCTCTACAGGATCCATCCACCCTTGTCCCCTTTTCTATCCCCCCAAGCAGCACCTCTGCCCATGGCTCATTGGCATTGTTCACACAGCTTGTGCCAGGGAGCTCTGCCTAAGCTGGTGACACCCATGGGACCTGTGCTGCACCCAGTGGTGTCGGGCAAAGCAGAGTCCAGGCACCTGTGAGGCTGTGCCAAGCTGCCCGATCCTTGGGGCAGGCAGTGGGGTCAGAGAGGTCAGCCAGTGCCGTGACTCACCCGTCTGGCTTTGCTCTGGTACTTCACTGCTTTTTTGGTGTCAGACACCGCTCGCTCCACGTAGTCCACTGAGTGCTCCACGTTGTACTCGATGCGGTCAATCATCTCGCCCTGCAGAACGGGGACAGAGCCCACGTGCCCGCACGCACGCAGACGTgagctccttcctgctctgttcCCCAGCACCGTGCGGACGCTGCCCTGCCCAGCAGCCCTGTGAGCGAGAGAGGGACCCTCAGTTCAAGCAGGCAGTGGCTGCCCCACAGTGCCCTGGAGTGGGGGCTCTGTCCCAGAAGGGCTGGGACCAATGTGCACATCCTAGCAGGGAGGCAAGAAAGGGGAAGGTCAAGGGGTCTCCAGCCCGGTCTTAGCCTGGTAGCTGCCCTACCCAGTATCTCCGGTGACATCAAAGCCACAACAGGATCTGCACCGACACCAcgctgctgaaagcagaggcATGGCACGGAGCAGGGACCGCATCAGCAGTGCCACGTGGG
Coding sequences within it:
- the BUD23 gene encoding 18S rRNA (guanine-N(7))-methyltransferase, with the translated sequence MAGSGRRPEHRGPPELFYDEAEARKYTQNSRVVEIQAQMSERAVELLGLPQDRPCLLLDVGCGSGLSGDYISEEGHYWIGMDISPAMLDVAVEREVEGDLLLADMGDGIPFRPGMFDGCISISAVQWLCNADKKSQSPPKRLYRFFSTLYTALARGSRAVLQLYPENSEQLELITAQAMRAGFTGGMVVDYPNSTKAKKFFLCLFVGASGTLPKGLGTECADGEEMHQAKFTNERTRFRNAKGKSVKKSRDWILEKKERRRRQGKEVRADTKYTGRKRRPRF
- the DNAJC30 gene encoding dnaJ homolog subfamily C member 30, mitochondrial — translated: MEPAALGRLWRLLPAGPGLPRPGLAPPPARGAQGGAGGSVRQRQDLYEVLGVPATATAAQIKTAYYEQSFRYHPDRNAGSAAAAARFAAVSEAYRVLGSAALRRKYDRGLLSAQDLRGAPRPSGRPTAPSPPPPPAPARRGPGPTPFDFDAFYRAHYGEQLEREQVLRARREQLRLRREGVAAQGRFRLLSDLSVGLFLLLGIALLYGIK